In Astyanax mexicanus isolate ESR-SI-001 chromosome 7, AstMex3_surface, whole genome shotgun sequence, the genomic stretch tccctttttaaacataatttaagtaatttaactATAAAGTTTCTTACAGTAAAAACAGTGTCTCTAAAGGTTACAGTGAGTGCAATAATTCAAAAGAGAACAATGGCAACATAAGGAATTTTCTGAAATCAAAGGGAAAACGGgaaaaatagatgttttttttttttaattgaaaccaTATAAAATGATCAAAATCAGCACTAAAATTGGTTCTGCCACtgaaaataaccctgttttagtACTAGTAGGTCTTGTTTTGTTAAGTCAGTAACCCTTTCCTTTCATTGTGacgttttaatataatttaatgtccTCAAAAATCTGCGTGAACATTGTGAAAAAATTCAACAAAACCCTTGAAAGGAAGGGGAATTTATAGGTTTAGTAAAGGAAATTGTTCTACAATGGCAGGCCAAAAGTCATGAAAGGTTTTATGATTTATTAAGTGTAACTTCAGGGCATGGCTTGAAAATGCCCGAActtgtatacgttgtgaggtgttatcttgtaagtgatgcTGAATACTAGCCAGAGTGCCACATGTGTACTGGGGATATGCGATAGAAGAttaacattaccacccacagtggacagtgcagtgcagtaggtggtaatgataaTTACCAGTGATGTCTCTAAAAGGTTTTATTTTATGGAAATATGAGGTTTTGATTCAACAGAAGTGCTAATTTTAGGTGGTTTCTGTAATTTAGAATGTCTCAAAGTGAGTACACCCTTCatatttttgtagatatttatttttttatacctttGACCATTCGTTTGAGGATGgtcaatgtaaagtagtcagtgtacaaaGCTTGTTTAACTCAACATTGTCTCAAAACAGACCATCAGAACTACTGAAAAACTACAACAACTGAACAACTACTACATCAACTACTACAACCGAACAACAGGACTATTAATTGAGATtaagtaggggtgtgacaagatctcgcgagattaaacgtgacgatatttctcgtcaagctttaacctgtctcgcgggaaaaaaaaaatagttcagtgTGGagtttttaagcgggatctggcaacacatcAGGAGTGCAACTACTTTTTGTTTGTGGTGTATTGCAAACGTAGTATCAGCGCCCccgtggggggaggggggggagaTACGTTCTGTTATTACTAGCCCACtgtgctctgcaaaaccagcaagctgattggctgtttctcctgagagaaaatttatttggggctttcatttggcgccccctgtagTGCAGCGCCCTGTGCGTCGcttaggctgcataccccctttttaagttgtatgtctggctgcattttggctccagtggaaacaataaacggtaacagagtgaccaacaagacacaaaccgtatataaatactgtaagtaaatcctacacgtgactgtttcatagacagctgtactaatctcttagctctgtactgtatttaaaaacatgttctgtctctgtttcacttcaagcatagtcttaatatgactggttatggttctgcatagttaaattacaagagatttaggagaaaaaccACAAACCATAGggttaatatgactggttatggtttgcacttattgtttgcactataaaagacctagaaaagtttaatttttttttattcttattcttatttttatttcttataaaatcaatatttgcgttatatgattttgtcaaataaaactctagttttcaagccatttttcatttttgaggttttctttaaaattttatttttaaatctcgtctcgtctcattctcgtgaacccagtatcgtgtctcgtctcgtctcgtgatattagtgtctcgtcacacccctaagaTTTAAGAGCTGATTTGGAGTGTAAATTGAATGTAATTTGAATTTAACTTGCATAACTTGCATAGTAGACATAAACAGTATATCATTTTAAGGGTATGTTAATTTAAATAATGAGagactatcaaaaaaaaaaatccagaaaataatattgtataaattacatacatttatttgcatttattcagCTACCTTTGCAAGAACATCAGTcatcttagaggtgtgtttggggtcgttaATATGTTGGATGGTCTGTTTTGAGACatatttgagttattttgagacaatttacagcaaatttacactgttaaacaagctgtacactgactacattacattatattaaagtgtcatatctttagaGTTGTCCTATGCAAAGAttaattcaaatattaacaaaaCTGGGAGGGGTGTACACACTTTTGTGACATACACTAAGGTTAAGTATTTGTTAAACTCCATACAGTATTTAAGAAAGAACTACAGGTGATGGAAAGTGGGTGTTATGTGTTTGAGGTTATAAAGGAAAATTGAATAAATGCActtgagagaagagaagaaagtaaaagagagtaaagagtaaagaaggagagagatggaAGGAGGGAAGGTGGAGGTCTATCTGTACTGCAGGAATCTGTGGAGCAGGCTGGGCAGTCTGAGCTGGGGGATGAGGTGGAGTCGGGTCCGGCCCAAATATTCTCTAATACTCAACCTGCACAGCTGACTCAGAGCGGCCGGCGTCGCTGCGGACACAGGAAAGAGTAAATAACGggtttattatatacaatatctgAGAATAAACTCCATTAACCACTCTACAACAGAACAACTCAACTCTTAACTGATTAAAAGcttcaaaaaatattaaaaatttgaATATAAAAGTAACTTTTTGCATAGTAAACTAaatacagtgaaggaaataagtatttgatcccttgctgattttgtaaatTTGTCCACTGACAAATACATTAATTTTTAGGgtatgttttataaattatatacatttatttgcattttgcaaagAGAAACACAGTctggaaaaaatgtaaaacttctggaatataatcaacagtaaGACAGACGATAACAAGCCATTAAACTaagcttgcaccaggagtaaagcagcataaagttatccaaaagcagtgtgtaagactggtggaggagatcacgatgccaagatgcatgaaaaaaacttggattaaaaacagggttattccaacaaatattggtcatttctgaactcttaaaactctgcatctttttttgttatttatgtcatttctcattttctgctaataaatgctctaaatgacaatatttttatttggaatttgggagaaatgttgtctgtagtttatagaataaaacaacgatgttcattttactcaaatataaacctataaatagcaaaatcagagaaaccttaacagaccaaaaaaaagtacaagAACCGAAAAAAGGAAACACAGGACtataaacacagacactgggaacacctggggacaggtaacgagagGGTGGGGCTACAGATAAAAaacacaggtgaaaaaaattCAATCATGacattatttttgatattctatctctcaTTGACTTAAAATTAACCTActcttaaaattatagactgtctCAGTGGGCAagcttacaaaatcagcaaggaatcaaaaaattatatttccttcactgtaaataattacataattgtctaaattaattttttacatttcccTGGTAAATATATTGCTGTGTTTTACCTTCATACAGCAGAAGCATGCTCTCTGCCTTGCTGCTAGGGGGCGCTGTCTCCACCGGTTTCTGCAGCTCCAGGTTGCGGGAGTTTATATTAGCGCCGAATTCCAGCAGCGCCCGTATGATCTCTGGGCAGTCTTTCTGCGCAGCCGCATGGAGGGGCGTGTCCAGGAACCGCCCTTTCTGCACATTAGCACCTGAAATTTGTGATAAAAACAGGAAATTAATCAGATAATTAGTCAGATATGTTAGATATTgatagtgttgttttttttgtgatcttATCTCAGCTCACCTCCATCTAGAAGTTTCCGTGTGCACTGTAGCTCTCGTGAGCTGCAGGCGATGTATAGAGGAGTTCCCAGGTGCGGGATATCATAATCCACGTCTGCTCCCCACGCGATCAGAGCTTCCACACACGCCGTCCTTCCTGAGAAACAGCAACGGTCAGGCTTTAAACAGTCTTATGAAGTAGTTCAAGGTGCaatgtgatgctcattgctatcttacaccccgccaaaagTCATTTTCACAATTCTTcaacctgcattgtttaaacagcaacagtgcttgtgaatatacagtatctacgctgatgggcgtggtgatctggaagtgaggtgtgttcaggtatatatctggtgtattgctatcttggcaatagaaaacacaggtgtatgGAGTAAATTttgtacacaaaaaaataaaatccgcaatcaaaatatGAAAAgtcaaaaggaaaaattgtatgttgaaaaatcaaaatagaaaaaatatatagcaaatataaatgtttaaatatacttggttactttattatcctttgcagttattgactgaagcagaagcaaaagtctttagcagaaaaatccacagaaatccacagaaaattcacaaaaacttaAAAGAAACTTAAAGACTGGCAAAATCAAAGCGGAAATAATTGTCAAATACCTGCAAAGGtcaataaagtaaccaagtatatttaaacatatatatttgctatatatttcttcttttttgaatttgcaacatacaatttttccatttgatttttttttttttttttttgcagattttatcTTTTTACGTAaaacacaaaattcactccatacaggtgctccactgactgaatacaacctagactgacgtcaacagtcagtcgttcattgctatcttggcaacacagctgcacacacatggacatgctaCATATgcaaaaaaagctaattttacatcaataataaaaaaataactttgctgttcctgtaaatgagctgctggagctccttcaaaGCGTAaatgagcagctcagtttcctctgctgagaagcgttggaaacgtccaggtagctgcattgttaaaatagcaatctgccaaagtcagcgctcacctggctcttaaagggaatgatgagcaagtgacactttGATTTATTCTCTGGTTTATTTCATGGTAtgaccaaaacacacccatgattacaaTATTGGACGAACTATACGGCACACCATAATATAAGGAACGTCTATTTGCTGGGCTATTTTCATacatgcactggattataaggcgcattttaagcgacaatagtaaggaacaagggtgtcgcacagtgatctatacagatttctccccagaaaactgttttttgggtgagtaaagcatttccatttatttatagtaagcttagatttccaatattttatcaACAGTGCGggtagcagcagcgctagctgtggttagcattgcttagcgctagtaaatgccgcccgacagcactacactcagaaaccctgagtgttccagtaggccagagcactatcagctagcggtttgtcccacttagcttgttttaacacggtaaaaatgcacagactacagtccgatatactcacctctgattggtgaaagagctagcattgtggttagcgactaatactgctaatactgctccagccttagtgctggagaaacttcactgaaaactcacccttataactctgtacttcagcggagtggctttactgctccttaatacctgactggtagaattcagatTTCAGTCCAGAAAGCAcaaaaagagaattagtacacgccttttgcgcatttcgatctgcacaaggcgtacttttcccgtcgttatgatagcaaagacacactgacacgtacAAAATCAAGCTGTCGTTGATGGTGCACAATTGACGCTCACCTATATATAGCTAAAATAAGGTCTATATTGTTTTAACAGGTCAGATTTAGGAATGAAAATTTGCACTTCCAGCTCACCTTTGCTGCTGGCCTCGTGGATGGGTGATGGTTGGCACAGATCAGGCTGTGGGCTGGCTCCATGCTCCAGCAGAACCTCTGCACATGTGGAACTACCAGCAGAACAGGCGTTAAACAGAGGGGTCACCCCATCTATGGTGGTGGCGTTTACCTAAAACATAGAAAAACACGCATATATACACATGAATCTTcgagaatgggtctcaggctctcaggagctcagtgaactccagcactgtggtacagtgataggatgcagcacctgtgcaaagTCCAGTTgtaaaatttcactactcactactaaatattccacagccaactgtcagtgatattataacacagtggaagagactgggaacgacagcaacTGTcggtgtaaaataacagagttcatcactacacacctccaaacttcatgtagattcagattagatcaacaacagtagagagtagagactcatggaatggagAATTTACATGACCAAGCAGCTCAAATCCATCCAAACCTCACATCACTAAACACAGCAATGCAGACCAACACAGAGTTTTAGCAATATAGTGTACAAAgcagcgattctcaactggtggttTGGGAAGCAAAAGTGATTTGAGGGTGGGTTGCAAGCagcttgtaaaaatatatatatatatatattgttaatactTAATGCTCTGATTTTGTACTTATCTTTCATATTGGGTCAAAAAGAGacagagtttcttactaatgtattCTGAATACAGAGATaggcagagaagtgaaatatctatATTTGTGGCCTTATTCATTTTGTGCActtttgatgtttaattttatagacagacagacagatactttattgatcccgaaggaaatttaagattttttgcatgcacatgtatgtttaaatgtgtttttgaatactatttttttttttaaataaactcgtTTTCTTTGTATTCTTTAAAAGTGGGTCGCAACAATGTGGGTCCCGAGCTGAGACCAGTTAAGAAGCCCTGGTATGAAGtatatctttcagcttgtccagaaatgcatgtacaAAGCACGTCTTTTAGTGGTGGCAAGTCAATGTCAACTGATATTTAtggttttatataatttttttgtattagGAATGAGTAACAGGTAGCCATCTGTAAATATCCTACACCACCCCTACACTCACAGCCTCAGTATATCCAGTATATCCTAACCTATAACACTCCAAGCTTGTACAGCTGAAGGTTTTCTTTCTATACAAGTACATCTACTACAGTTCAAGCATTACTGTCAGTGGTTCAGTTCTCAGGATTGATTCTGTTCAGGGACTTACATTAGCTCCGGCTTCGACGAGGGCTCTGGCACAGGCCACATGATCCCCCAGACACGCCTCGTGCAGTGGAGTCACATGATCGATGGTGATAATATTTGCACTGTAACCCTAATGAAagaaattatgaataaaaaacagAGTTAAATATGAAAACAGGgctacacacattatatatacacacacacaaattaaattatattatacagctttagaaaaaagagcacttcagtgtctgaatcagtttctttcattttgctatttataggtttatgtttgagtaaaatgaacattgctgtcttattctagaaactactgaagtaacaaaaaagatgcagagctttcctaCTGCAAATaatccaaataaaacaagttcatattcataaagttttaagagatcaaaaatcaatatttggtggaataaccctaatagtttttaatcacagtttttttcatgcatcttggcatcatgttctcctccaccagtcttacacactgcttttggataactttatgctgctttactcctggtacaaaaattccagcagttcagtttggtggtttgatggcttgtgatcatccatcttcctcttgattatattccagaggtttttaaaaaaagtggTCTCGTATTTCTTTTATCAGTTATTAAccagttaatgtgtgtgtgtgtgtgtgtgtgtgtgtgtgtgtgtgtgtgtacacacctGTGAGAGAAGGGTTCGCAGGGCCAGAAGGCGTCCCTGGCTTGCAGCTTCATGGAGTGGAGATCGATCTGCCCATGAGCCTGtaatatatgcacacacacacacacacacacacacacacacacacaccaaacacacatgTTTAAAACACTTCTTCagtatacagcaccagtcaaaagtttagacacaccttaaatctgGTATATATTGGTATTATAATTAAAGatactcactaggactccccctatcactagtaatgcccacaacactaggagggtgtGAATAAAACCCCCACTTATAGACATAAAGTCCAATCAAACATCATTTAGGACAAAAATTCAAGCTGAAATTTATATTTGGAAAATGTAAATTATGTTTCATATTAAAACAGTACAGTGTTAAAGAAATATAATGTGATAAAACTTTTAATTTATTAGTAATGAAAGGAAGTAGAATAAAAGTAAGCAGCCACAGTATATAACTTTTAATGCAAGTCagtgtaaaaacatttaaatccatgtcattttaaagcatttctattggtccattcatttttACACAATATAACGAAAACAATagtcagattcacattatgatTTACAAAAATTAGCTAAAAAGAATCAATACAAAAGAGATCATTGAATCAATAAAGAGAAATCACATTAATCACATTATCTCCTGCCTCGCTATTTCGtgagttaaatatatttttttaaatcattaattaaTAAAGCAGTTGTCTCTGCATGCCTGCACAGTTTGCACCATGTTAAAATACTAACAGATATAGTCCACATTTctgcagccgtgtgtgtgtgtgtgtgtgtgtgtgtgtgtgtgtgtgtgtgtgtgtgtgtgtgtgtgtgtgtgtgtgtgtg encodes the following:
- the asb5b gene encoding ankyrin repeat and SOCS box protein 5b isoform X3 produces the protein MSYTYSWLDTPWGDGDLGSWADRSPLHEAASQGRLLALRTLLSQGYSANIITIDHVTPLHEACLGDHVACARALVEAGANVNATTIDGVTPLFNACSAGSSTCAEVLLEHGASPQPDLCQPSPIHEASSKGRTACVEALIAWGADVDYDIPHLGTPLYIACSSRELQCTRKLLDGGANVQKGRFLDTPLHAAAQKDCPEIIRALLEFGANINSRNLELQKPVETAPPSSKAESMLLLYEATPAALSQLCRLSIREYLGRTRLHLIPQLRLPSLLHRFLQYR
- the asb5b gene encoding ankyrin repeat and SOCS box protein 5b isoform X1 — translated: MTELLEERYANVYLSIFALFCFKLFIKISLNIVTHFYVVKGNRKEAARIAAEFYDFGQGHSSWADRSPLHEAASQGRLLALRTLLSQGYSANIITIDHVTPLHEACLGDHVACARALVEAGANVNATTIDGVTPLFNACSAGSSTCAEVLLEHGASPQPDLCQPSPIHEASSKGRTACVEALIAWGADVDYDIPHLGTPLYIACSSRELQCTRKLLDGGANVQKGRFLDTPLHAAAQKDCPEIIRALLEFGANINSRNLELQKPVETAPPSSKAESMLLLYEATPAALSQLCRLSIREYLGRTRLHLIPQLRLPSLLHRFLQYR
- the asb5b gene encoding ankyrin repeat and SOCS box protein 5b isoform X2; translation: MPEVPPGGAESASTKRRLEDAADFPAKKKSRWGILTSQGSWADRSPLHEAASQGRLLALRTLLSQGYSANIITIDHVTPLHEACLGDHVACARALVEAGANVNATTIDGVTPLFNACSAGSSTCAEVLLEHGASPQPDLCQPSPIHEASSKGRTACVEALIAWGADVDYDIPHLGTPLYIACSSRELQCTRKLLDGGANVQKGRFLDTPLHAAAQKDCPEIIRALLEFGANINSRNLELQKPVETAPPSSKAESMLLLYEATPAALSQLCRLSIREYLGRTRLHLIPQLRLPSLLHRFLQYR